From one Rhizobium lentis genomic stretch:
- a CDS encoding TraR/DksA family transcriptional regulator: MNKGSIQTALQSMKDDLVRRLEAIDADLCVALEKDSEERATQVENDEVLREMQAEGRNQIAAIDAAIGRLNDGKYGQCTKCHQPIGKERLTAVPYTPFCIDCAQSFR, translated from the coding sequence ATGAATAAAGGCTCAATACAGACGGCGTTGCAGTCGATGAAGGATGACCTTGTCCGTCGCCTCGAAGCGATCGATGCGGATCTCTGCGTGGCGCTCGAGAAGGACAGCGAGGAGCGCGCGACCCAGGTTGAGAATGATGAAGTTCTTCGGGAGATGCAAGCTGAGGGACGCAACCAGATCGCGGCCATCGACGCGGCGATCGGCAGGCTGAATGACGGCAAATATGGGCAATGCACCAAATGCCATCAGCCGATCGGCAAGGAACGGCTGACTGCGGTTCCCTATACGCCGTTCTGCATCGACTGCGCACAATCGTTCCGCTGA
- a CDS encoding phosphatase PAP2/dual specificity phosphatase family protein, translating to MGQAHSTLSQAAPVLKRAALWLVLLAPFFYLSYGGANWLASQRAHVPNIAFAWESAIPFLAWTIIPYWSINLFYALCLFINTTPREVDMLARRYLTIQLIAVACFIAFPLEAIFLRPATSGLPGFMFAVLGGFDKPFNQAPSLHIALLVVIWDHLRSRLPRRARLVWHCWCFLIGASVLTTWQHHVMDIPTGVLLGLFAAWLFPADAGSPLANFALSDDPKSRRLGIYYLCGALAFLGLAALLTPLSAAALLLLWPAVALAIVAAGYLGAGPQIFLKRADGRAALASRWLLAPYRLGAAINVWLWTRRMPASVVIADGVHLGRFPRRHEADRFAAVIDITGEFQRPSGTLARWSSFPTLDLTGLDKTQTLAAANLIDVARHQGPVLVCCALGFQRSAGVIVRWLLISRRCEDPAEALRLIERAGWRVYLPAESIHAVAEGLQ from the coding sequence TTGGGGCAGGCACATTCGACTCTTTCGCAGGCAGCGCCGGTCCTGAAGCGGGCGGCACTCTGGCTCGTCTTGCTGGCGCCGTTCTTCTATCTGAGTTATGGCGGCGCCAATTGGCTGGCATCGCAGCGCGCCCATGTGCCGAACATCGCCTTTGCATGGGAAAGCGCCATTCCGTTCCTTGCATGGACCATCATTCCATATTGGTCGATCAATCTGTTCTACGCGCTCTGCCTGTTCATCAATACGACGCCGCGCGAGGTGGATATGCTCGCGAGGCGCTATTTGACGATCCAGTTGATCGCAGTCGCCTGTTTTATCGCGTTTCCGCTCGAAGCAATCTTCCTGCGGCCGGCCACGAGCGGCCTGCCCGGTTTCATGTTTGCTGTCCTCGGTGGCTTCGACAAGCCGTTCAACCAGGCGCCGTCGCTGCATATCGCGCTGCTGGTGGTGATCTGGGACCATCTGCGCAGCCGGCTGCCGCGCAGGGCCCGGCTTGTCTGGCACTGCTGGTGCTTCCTCATCGGTGCCTCCGTGCTGACGACGTGGCAGCATCACGTCATGGACATACCGACCGGCGTGCTGCTCGGTCTGTTTGCCGCCTGGCTTTTCCCAGCCGATGCCGGTTCGCCTCTTGCCAATTTTGCGTTGAGCGACGACCCGAAGTCGCGCCGTCTCGGCATCTATTATTTGTGCGGTGCTCTCGCATTTCTCGGCCTTGCAGCGCTCCTTACTCCTCTGTCGGCCGCAGCGCTTCTGTTGCTCTGGCCGGCGGTTGCCCTGGCGATCGTCGCAGCCGGATATCTCGGCGCCGGCCCGCAGATATTCCTGAAACGCGCCGATGGCCGGGCCGCGCTTGCCAGCCGCTGGCTACTGGCGCCCTACCGGCTCGGCGCTGCCATCAATGTTTGGCTCTGGACACGCAGAATGCCGGCATCCGTGGTGATCGCCGATGGTGTCCATCTCGGTCGTTTTCCGCGTCGCCATGAGGCCGACCGTTTTGCCGCCGTGATCGACATCACTGGGGAATTTCAGCGTCCGAGTGGGACACTCGCGCGCTGGTCCAGCTTTCCGACCCTCGACCTGACGGGCCTCGACAAGACCCAAACGCTCGCTGCGGCGAACCTCATCGACGTTGCGCGCCACCAGGGGCCGGTGCTCGTCTGCTGTGCGCTCGGCTTCCAGCGGAGCGCTGGCGTCATCGTACGTTGGCTGCTCATCAGCCGACGTTGCGAAGATCCAGCCGAAGCATTGCGGCTGATCGAACGGGCAGGGTGGCGTGTTTATCTACCCGCGGAAAGTATCCATGCCGTGGCGGAGGGCTTGCAATGA
- a CDS encoding universal stress protein: MSIRTVLSILTSKYFDEDLKAAVEFCGASGAHLSAVVICMGASPMMGGYNSLSTVWVEERQREIEELVKKAEEIKAYLSRTGLSYDVQDIYTEYAFAREDIAERALYADVVLVGRQACKDEELQKRVMDGALFQTPTPVIINRGRRPLSSTSKSIVLAWDSSDEASRAARQALDLLKTADCVYVTMVDPVSRERVNGEEPGADIASFLSRHGVKVQVDRVASGGNRADEILRQHAMDVNADLIVMGAYNHPRWQQTLFGGVTRNMIEQSNMPILMAH; encoded by the coding sequence ATGTCCATTCGCACGGTATTGAGCATCCTGACTTCCAAATATTTCGACGAAGACCTGAAGGCCGCCGTCGAGTTTTGCGGAGCCTCCGGAGCGCATCTCAGCGCGGTCGTGATCTGCATGGGCGCGTCGCCGATGATGGGAGGATACAACTCCCTGTCGACCGTCTGGGTGGAAGAACGCCAGCGCGAAATTGAGGAACTCGTCAAGAAAGCCGAAGAGATCAAGGCGTATCTCTCGCGCACTGGGCTGTCCTACGACGTGCAGGACATCTATACGGAATACGCCTTTGCGCGGGAGGACATTGCAGAACGGGCGCTCTATGCCGATGTCGTTCTCGTCGGCCGCCAAGCGTGCAAGGACGAGGAACTGCAGAAAAGGGTCATGGATGGCGCTCTGTTCCAGACGCCGACGCCGGTCATCATCAACCGCGGACGGCGGCCGCTCTCTTCCACTTCCAAATCAATCGTACTGGCATGGGATTCGAGCGACGAGGCGTCGCGTGCCGCAAGGCAGGCCCTGGACCTGTTGAAGACGGCGGACTGCGTCTACGTGACGATGGTCGATCCGGTCTCGCGAGAGCGGGTGAATGGAGAAGAACCAGGCGCCGACATCGCGAGCTTCCTCTCCCGTCACGGGGTCAAGGTTCAGGTGGATCGCGTGGCAAGCGGCGGAAACAGGGCCGACGAGATCCTGAGGCAACATGCGATGGATGTGAATGCCGATTTGATCGTCATGGGCGCATACAATCACCCTCGCTGGCAGCAAACGCTGTTCGGAGGTGTCACGCGCAACATGATAGAGCAAAGCAACATGCCTATCCTCATGGCTCACTGA
- a CDS encoding CDP-alcohol phosphatidyltransferase family protein — translation MSVYQLKSRFQNILRPLVRSLAARGVTANQVTSVAAAVSVLLGLFLSVAPIPHWFLLVPAWFLLRMALNAIDGMLAREHGQKSILGAYLNEIGDVVSDVALYLPFALIDPNGLMLAISVIFLSALTEFAGVLGQTVGASRRYDGPLGKSDRAVLFAALGIYVAVGGEFAGWTSWLWAVVALLLVWTIINRIRAGIREANTVAP, via the coding sequence ATGTCCGTTTATCAATTGAAGTCCCGATTTCAGAATATTCTCCGCCCTCTGGTGCGATCCCTCGCGGCGCGAGGCGTCACGGCCAATCAGGTGACTTCAGTTGCCGCCGCCGTCTCTGTTCTACTTGGCCTTTTTCTGAGCGTCGCCCCCATTCCGCATTGGTTCCTGCTGGTGCCTGCATGGTTTCTCCTGCGCATGGCCCTCAATGCCATAGACGGCATGCTCGCGCGCGAACATGGGCAGAAGAGCATTTTGGGCGCGTATCTGAACGAGATCGGCGATGTCGTGTCGGATGTCGCCCTGTATTTGCCGTTTGCGCTCATCGATCCGAACGGCTTGATGCTGGCGATATCAGTCATATTCCTCTCGGCGCTGACGGAGTTTGCCGGCGTTTTGGGTCAAACGGTCGGGGCAAGCCGGCGTTACGACGGACCACTGGGCAAGAGCGACCGTGCGGTGCTTTTCGCCGCGCTCGGCATCTATGTCGCGGTTGGCGGTGAATTTGCAGGATGGACGTCGTGGCTTTGGGCAGTGGTGGCTCTCCTTCTCGTATGGACGATCATCAACCGTATCCGCGCCGGTATTCGCGAGGCGAACACGGTCGCCCCATAG
- a CDS encoding cation-translocating P-type ATPase: MMNLKAHTPTPTTPALIGLTSSEAEERLAELGPNTLPNPEPPSPLKVFLVQFRNPIIFILLLASALSFATGRIEDALFILVVLLINASIGTYQEYSADRAAAALRKLEQPLANVIRDGVACRIEAKRLVVGDLVLLESGDRIPADLTLVDASDLRCDESLLTGESMPVPKGETVEGSPDETGSSLLLLAGALVTRGRAKGVVTATGAATMLGRIAVELGRASSSQPPLVARLAKFTNALAVFVGLAALVLVLAGFMRGLLLHDLVMMSVGLAVSAVPEGLPIAISVALAVSMRRMAARNVIVRSMPAVEALGSTTLIATDKTGTLTSNVQTVTEIRLPDGTDIVLDAHADLDRCEIRANGLDGDLVRERARRLLRAALLANEGSLVRRDDLWVAAGDTVDVALLAAGRKARIGLEELNDRYPLAARIAYEPERKYAASFHHGNDRIHVFVKGASEVLIEMADRMDVAGCAVDIDRAWLLAQKEQMTTRGLRVLAFAEGEVGATPAESLGHGHLVDLVFLGLAGLQDPVRPEVPNAMKDCRAAGVEVVMVTGDDPRTAAAIARDAGLNIHPSQVVSGHDIDEAERAGDRRLDEITSRARIYARVQPAQKSAIVESLIRNGHIVAVTGDGVNDGPALKRAHVGVAMGLRGTEVAKESADLVITDDNFASIVAGIAEGRAAYRNIRKVVLMSVATGAAEVLLFMLALPFGLPMPLLAVQLLWLNLVTNGIQDLALAGGSPEGDELAAPPRSPLEPVLDRAMIRRVVQSTVVIGGAAFLAFQWMLAHGYGVPEARNITLLIFVMFENVQTLASSSERRSIFSADILRNRFLLLSVLTAQTIHISAMYVPWLSTTLALSPITPLEWCLSMLLASSLVLVTEVDKFFSRRRRDRSFRVA; encoded by the coding sequence ATGATGAATCTCAAGGCGCATACACCAACTCCGACGACGCCTGCGTTGATCGGATTGACAAGCAGCGAGGCCGAAGAACGGCTCGCCGAGCTTGGACCTAACACGCTGCCCAACCCTGAACCCCCATCGCCGCTGAAGGTCTTCCTCGTTCAATTTCGCAACCCGATCATCTTCATCCTTTTGCTGGCATCGGCGCTCTCGTTTGCGACCGGGAGGATCGAAGACGCCCTGTTCATTCTCGTCGTGCTTCTGATCAATGCCTCCATAGGCACGTACCAGGAATATTCAGCGGATCGGGCGGCCGCCGCCCTTCGGAAGCTTGAGCAGCCGCTGGCCAACGTCATCCGGGACGGCGTGGCTTGCCGGATCGAGGCCAAGCGACTGGTCGTGGGCGATCTCGTTCTTCTGGAATCCGGTGACAGAATCCCTGCCGATCTGACGCTTGTCGATGCGAGCGACCTCCGGTGCGACGAGTCGCTTCTAACTGGAGAGTCGATGCCGGTCCCCAAAGGTGAAACAGTCGAGGGCTCGCCAGATGAAACAGGCAGTTCCTTGCTGCTGCTCGCGGGCGCTCTGGTGACGCGCGGGCGAGCCAAAGGCGTCGTGACCGCTACTGGTGCGGCGACAATGCTTGGCCGCATCGCCGTCGAGCTGGGAAGAGCCAGCTCGTCGCAGCCTCCCCTCGTCGCCCGTCTCGCGAAATTCACGAACGCGCTCGCGGTCTTCGTTGGACTGGCAGCATTGGTGCTGGTCCTCGCGGGCTTCATGCGGGGGCTCCTTCTGCACGATCTTGTCATGATGTCGGTGGGGTTGGCGGTGAGCGCTGTCCCCGAAGGGCTTCCGATCGCGATCTCCGTCGCGCTTGCCGTCAGCATGCGGCGGATGGCCGCCCGCAACGTCATCGTCCGAAGCATGCCGGCCGTCGAGGCCCTGGGTTCGACCACGCTGATCGCCACGGACAAGACCGGGACTTTGACCAGCAACGTTCAGACGGTGACCGAAATTCGCCTGCCGGACGGAACGGACATCGTTCTGGACGCCCATGCCGATCTTGACAGGTGCGAGATCAGGGCGAACGGCCTGGACGGCGATCTTGTCCGCGAGAGGGCGCGCAGGTTGCTGCGCGCTGCACTGCTCGCAAACGAAGGAAGCCTCGTTCGCCGGGACGATCTCTGGGTGGCCGCCGGAGACACAGTCGATGTGGCGCTTCTTGCAGCAGGACGAAAGGCGCGGATTGGGCTGGAAGAACTGAACGACCGATACCCGCTGGCGGCAAGGATCGCCTACGAGCCCGAGCGCAAATATGCTGCATCATTCCATCACGGCAACGATCGGATTCATGTCTTCGTCAAGGGGGCATCGGAGGTGCTCATCGAGATGGCGGATCGAATGGACGTCGCGGGCTGCGCCGTCGACATTGATCGCGCTTGGCTTTTGGCGCAGAAGGAACAGATGACCACTCGAGGGCTCAGGGTTCTTGCGTTCGCGGAAGGGGAGGTTGGCGCGACTCCCGCCGAAAGCCTTGGACACGGTCACCTTGTCGATCTCGTGTTCCTGGGGCTGGCCGGACTACAGGATCCGGTCCGGCCTGAAGTACCAAACGCCATGAAAGACTGCCGCGCAGCGGGCGTGGAGGTCGTAATGGTGACCGGGGATGATCCGCGGACTGCGGCCGCGATTGCCAGAGACGCCGGCTTGAACATTCACCCCAGCCAGGTCGTTTCGGGCCACGACATCGATGAAGCTGAACGAGCGGGCGACCGGCGGCTGGACGAAATCACGAGTAGGGCCCGCATCTACGCCCGCGTGCAGCCGGCGCAGAAATCGGCGATCGTCGAATCCCTGATCCGGAACGGCCATATCGTCGCCGTAACAGGAGACGGTGTGAACGACGGTCCAGCGTTGAAGAGGGCGCATGTCGGCGTCGCAATGGGGCTCAGGGGAACCGAGGTCGCGAAGGAGAGCGCCGATCTCGTCATCACTGACGATAACTTCGCATCCATCGTTGCGGGGATCGCAGAAGGCCGAGCGGCCTATCGCAACATCCGTAAGGTGGTGCTGATGTCAGTCGCAACGGGCGCCGCGGAGGTCCTGCTCTTCATGCTCGCGCTGCCATTCGGACTGCCCATGCCACTCCTCGCCGTTCAACTCCTGTGGCTCAATCTCGTGACAAACGGCATACAGGACCTCGCCCTTGCAGGCGGAAGCCCGGAAGGAGACGAGCTGGCGGCCCCGCCACGTTCTCCGCTCGAGCCTGTCCTCGACCGCGCGATGATCCGGCGCGTCGTCCAATCGACGGTCGTCATCGGCGGGGCAGCGTTCCTGGCTTTCCAGTGGATGCTTGCACACGGATATGGGGTTCCCGAAGCCCGCAATATAACGCTGCTTATCTTCGTGATGTTCGAGAACGTCCAGACCCTAGCAAGCTCCTCCGAAAGACGATCGATATTTTCGGCCGATATTCTTCGGAACCGGTTCCTGCTCCTCAGCGTGTTGACCGCCCAGACTATCCATATCTCGGCGATGTACGTGCCATGGCTCAGCACAACACTTGCTCTTTCGCCCATCACGCCTCTTGAATGGTGTCTCAGCATGCTGCTGGCGAGCTCACTCGTTCTCGTGACCGAGGTCGACAAGTTCTTCTCCCGGAGACGCCGCGATCGTTCGTTCCGTGTTGCTTGA
- a CDS encoding PspA/IM30 family protein, translated as MATTSKTLHPSLLRYILAPDDQARQALDDTIAAYRRMIDILAERIDDKAGANLVVLHELAYETVREQTGLPARLVTLGLRDFAANRGVIADPPQLPLDDKLFAIKGPADLTIATVHGRVAVPFDVAGYSKGWESIFPAYLVAGPDHYEIHIGVTPNSARMEENMTNEGILSRMGRLIAGIANAAIDKAEGVNKIAVIEQAIREIDAAADEARTDLGKARAEEYRIQSRRDEIVEDMNALDEKIRLAVSSGRDDLAKAGVARQIDLESQIAALDKALADAREQVDEGQKALQAVLATRREADARLADFKRSIAQHPEQAAAGHGRPAPGAGAARAAAAVSRLTGVPSAEHAHSSELDELDRLHREQAIEARLARFKADNR; from the coding sequence ATGGCTACGACGAGCAAAACACTGCATCCATCGCTTCTGCGCTACATCCTGGCTCCTGACGACCAGGCCCGGCAGGCGCTTGACGACACCATTGCTGCTTATCGCAGGATGATCGACATCCTTGCCGAGCGCATCGACGACAAGGCGGGCGCCAATCTGGTCGTCCTGCATGAGCTTGCCTATGAAACCGTCCGCGAACAGACGGGCCTGCCGGCAAGACTGGTGACGCTCGGCCTTCGCGATTTCGCCGCCAATCGCGGTGTCATTGCCGATCCGCCGCAGTTGCCGCTTGACGACAAGCTCTTCGCCATCAAGGGACCCGCCGACCTGACGATCGCCACGGTGCATGGACGTGTCGCCGTACCCTTCGACGTCGCGGGTTACTCGAAGGGATGGGAGAGCATTTTTCCGGCCTATCTCGTTGCCGGTCCGGATCACTACGAGATTCACATCGGCGTCACGCCGAATTCCGCTCGGATGGAGGAAAACATGACGAATGAAGGCATTCTTTCACGCATGGGTCGCCTGATCGCGGGCATCGCCAATGCGGCAATCGACAAGGCGGAAGGCGTCAACAAGATCGCCGTCATCGAACAGGCGATCCGCGAGATCGATGCGGCGGCCGACGAGGCGCGCACCGATCTCGGCAAGGCACGTGCCGAGGAATATCGCATCCAGAGCCGCCGGGACGAAATTGTCGAAGACATGAACGCGCTCGATGAAAAGATCCGGCTCGCCGTCTCCTCCGGGCGCGACGATCTCGCAAAGGCCGGCGTCGCCCGGCAGATCGATCTCGAATCCCAGATCGCCGCGCTCGACAAGGCGCTGGCCGATGCCAGAGAGCAGGTGGACGAGGGCCAGAAAGCCTTGCAGGCCGTGCTCGCCACACGCCGCGAGGCGGACGCCCGCCTTGCCGATTTCAAGCGCAGCATCGCCCAGCATCCCGAACAGGCCGCGGCCGGCCACGGAAGGCCCGCGCCAGGCGCGGGTGCGGCCCGCGCTGCCGCGGCGGTCTCGCGGCTCACCGGCGTTCCGTCAGCCGAACATGCCCATAGTTCCGAACTGGACGAACTCGACCGATTGCACCGCGAGCAGGCGATCGAGGCCCGCCTCGCGCGCTTCAAGGCGGATAACCGGTAA
- a CDS encoding heavy metal translocating P-type ATPase, with protein MATAAAWWAGRWTWPQGGISQLGKAGPRSGLLVVSSLLALAAALVFYLVGHVPGYRLVLLGCTGLILLSLCIEIAKKLQNEEYGLDLIAALAMGSSLWFGEYLAGAIVGLMYSGGQFLEAYAHRRADEGMSALLAEVPRTALRLAGSGFEEIPIEKIAVGDVLLIRKGDVVPADGTLVGEFARIDQAVLTGEPFPVRIARGGNISSGATNEGDAIEIRVLSRAEDSTYAGIVRLVEASRRSKAKLMRLADRFSVWFLFATIAVAGVSAYMSGDMSRIVAVLVVATPCPLILAVPVALAAGTSKAAKEGVLVKGAGPLEALAQATVAVFDKTGTLTAGQPEVGHIDGPEHPDRILRLAASLDQASGHVVGRALVDEARRRGLVLSRPSEVTETAGSGISGVIDGVRVSVGGDTYFGEAAPSGSNGSSSAMRVKVLFDGTLAGTITLEDRLRKDAVKFVTQLRASGISRVVLASGDELPIATAIARSLGLDDVAARLDPSDKVEVIEKERVKGRVLMVGDGVNDAPALAAADVGIAVGVEKLAAAAEAADIVLVRDDLTRITKAIAIARRSRKIALQSIYAGIGLSLLAMGFAGAGYLPPVGGALLQEAIDVAVILNALRAL; from the coding sequence ATGGCTACGGCGGCGGCGTGGTGGGCTGGTAGGTGGACGTGGCCCCAGGGCGGGATATCGCAACTGGGGAAGGCAGGCCCCCGGTCGGGCCTTCTGGTAGTGTCATCGCTCCTTGCGCTTGCGGCCGCACTCGTCTTCTATCTCGTGGGTCACGTCCCTGGATATCGGTTAGTCCTGCTAGGCTGCACCGGCCTGATTCTGCTATCCCTTTGTATCGAGATTGCAAAGAAGCTGCAAAATGAGGAATACGGCCTGGACCTGATCGCCGCCCTGGCTATGGGGTCCTCTTTATGGTTCGGCGAATATCTTGCAGGAGCGATTGTCGGCCTCATGTATTCCGGCGGTCAGTTTCTGGAGGCATACGCACATCGTCGCGCCGACGAGGGCATGTCGGCATTGCTGGCGGAGGTCCCGCGCACGGCCCTGCGGCTGGCCGGGAGCGGTTTCGAAGAAATTCCGATCGAGAAGATCGCGGTCGGCGATGTGCTTCTGATACGCAAGGGCGACGTCGTACCGGCCGACGGGACGCTCGTCGGCGAATTCGCGAGGATCGACCAGGCGGTACTGACCGGAGAACCTTTCCCGGTGCGCATCGCAAGGGGTGGCAACATTTCGAGCGGCGCCACGAATGAGGGCGACGCGATCGAAATCCGCGTTCTAAGCCGCGCCGAAGATAGCACCTATGCCGGAATAGTCAGGCTCGTGGAAGCGTCGAGGCGTTCCAAGGCGAAGCTGATGCGCCTGGCCGACCGGTTCTCGGTCTGGTTCCTGTTCGCAACGATCGCGGTGGCCGGGGTCTCGGCATACATGTCCGGAGACATGTCACGGATCGTGGCCGTGCTGGTCGTCGCCACGCCCTGTCCGTTGATCCTGGCCGTACCCGTCGCGCTTGCCGCCGGCACCTCAAAAGCCGCCAAGGAGGGCGTTCTGGTGAAGGGCGCGGGACCTCTCGAGGCTCTCGCCCAAGCCACCGTAGCGGTTTTCGACAAGACCGGGACGCTCACGGCGGGGCAGCCGGAAGTCGGTCACATCGATGGCCCGGAGCATCCCGACAGGATCCTGCGGCTGGCCGCCTCGCTGGACCAGGCCTCGGGCCATGTGGTCGGACGCGCGCTGGTGGACGAGGCGCGCAGACGCGGACTGGTACTAAGTCGTCCATCGGAGGTGACCGAGACCGCCGGATCCGGAATCTCCGGCGTAATTGATGGCGTGCGGGTTAGCGTCGGAGGAGACACGTATTTCGGAGAGGCTGCGCCGTCAGGGTCGAATGGTTCAAGCAGCGCGATGCGTGTAAAGGTTCTCTTTGATGGTACGCTCGCTGGCACGATCACGCTCGAGGACCGTCTTCGCAAGGACGCTGTCAAATTCGTCACCCAGCTCAGGGCATCAGGGATCTCTCGGGTCGTACTCGCTTCCGGTGACGAACTGCCCATCGCGACAGCGATAGCTCGCTCGCTGGGCTTAGACGACGTCGCGGCGAGGCTTGATCCCTCCGACAAAGTCGAAGTCATTGAGAAGGAGCGAGTCAAGGGGAGAGTGCTGATGGTCGGCGACGGAGTGAACGACGCGCCAGCGCTGGCAGCAGCAGACGTCGGAATCGCTGTCGGCGTCGAGAAACTTGCCGCGGCCGCGGAGGCTGCGGATATCGTTCTCGTCCGGGACGACCTGACCAGGATAACCAAGGCGATCGCCATCGCGCGTCGTTCACGCAAGATCGCGCTCCAGAGCATCTATGCGGGCATAGGTCTCTCGCTCCTCGCAATGGGCTTCGCGGGAGCGGGCTACCTTCCGCCCGTCGGCGGCGCATTGCTGCAGGAGGCCATCGACGTGGCGGTCATCCTGAATGCCCTTCGCGCTCTCTAG
- a CDS encoding bifunctional alpha/beta hydrolase/class I SAM-dependent methyltransferase — protein MLQTADSLQPSSTARPVRESEFLSHDGTRLFYRTWPAIGASPKGAIILLHRGHEHSGRVAHLATELGLDDFAFYAWDARGHGRSPGERGYSPSFAASAHDLDCFVRHVNETSGTSVENIAVIAQSVGAVLATTWVHDYAPPIRALVLASPAFSVKLYVPFAKEGIALWEKLKGTFFVNSYVKARFLTHDPERIASFESDPLISRPIASNILVQLYEAAARVVDDARAITVPTQLLISGSDWVVRRSPQHRFYENLGSRIKERHMLAGFYHDTLGEKDRAIALAEVRRFIDARFAEPRAPADLRTAHIQGYTKDEADRLASPLDATSPRGIYWALSRLNIRLGALVSEGIKTGVKTGFDSGSTLDYVYENKPRGLGPGGRLIDKVFLEAIGWRGIRQRKLHLQELIDLGLQRLKAAGRSTHMLDIAAGHGRYVLDAIETAAVRPDSVRLQDYSPINVEAGRNSIATRGLGDFVSFGQQDAFDGEGLAAITPAPDLAIVSGLYELFSDNQMIAASLDGIARAVQPGGLLVYTNQPWHPQLEMIARALTSHRGGQAWVMRRRTQEEMDQLVAAAGFRKIEQRIDQWGIFTVSLAERV, from the coding sequence GTGCTGCAAACTGCCGATAGCCTGCAACCGTCCTCGACGGCCAGACCAGTGCGTGAATCCGAATTTCTATCGCATGACGGCACTCGACTCTTTTATCGGACATGGCCTGCGATCGGCGCTTCACCGAAGGGCGCAATCATTCTTCTCCACCGTGGCCACGAGCATAGCGGCCGCGTCGCGCATCTCGCGACCGAACTCGGCCTCGATGATTTTGCCTTCTACGCCTGGGACGCACGCGGCCACGGGCGTTCGCCGGGAGAGCGCGGCTATTCGCCATCCTTTGCCGCCTCGGCGCATGATCTCGATTGCTTCGTCCGCCATGTCAACGAGACCAGCGGTACTTCAGTCGAAAACATTGCCGTCATAGCGCAAAGCGTCGGCGCTGTGCTCGCCACCACCTGGGTGCACGACTATGCACCGCCGATCCGCGCGCTCGTGCTGGCCTCGCCGGCCTTCAGCGTCAAGCTCTACGTGCCTTTTGCCAAGGAAGGCATTGCGCTCTGGGAAAAGCTCAAGGGGACATTCTTCGTCAATTCCTATGTCAAGGCGAGGTTTCTCACGCATGATCCCGAGCGCATCGCCTCGTTCGAATCCGACCCGTTGATATCTAGGCCGATTGCCTCCAACATTCTGGTCCAGCTCTATGAGGCGGCAGCCCGCGTCGTCGACGACGCCCGCGCCATCACCGTTCCGACCCAGCTGCTGATCTCCGGCAGCGACTGGGTGGTGCGACGCTCGCCGCAGCACCGGTTTTACGAAAACCTCGGCAGCCGCATCAAGGAACGGCACATGCTTGCCGGCTTCTACCATGACACACTTGGCGAAAAGGACCGCGCGATTGCGCTCGCCGAGGTTCGCCGTTTTATCGATGCACGTTTCGCCGAGCCCCGGGCGCCTGCCGACCTTCGCACCGCTCACATCCAGGGCTATACCAAGGACGAGGCCGACCGGCTCGCGAGCCCTCTGGACGCCACATCCCCGCGCGGCATCTACTGGGCGCTCAGCCGTCTCAATATCAGGCTCGGCGCGCTGGTGTCCGAAGGCATAAAGACCGGGGTCAAGACCGGTTTTGATTCCGGTTCGACGCTCGATTACGTCTACGAGAACAAGCCGCGCGGGCTCGGCCCCGGCGGGCGGTTGATCGACAAGGTGTTCCTCGAGGCGATCGGCTGGCGCGGCATCAGGCAGCGTAAGCTGCACTTGCAGGAGCTGATCGACCTTGGGCTGCAGCGCCTGAAAGCCGCCGGCCGCAGTACCCATATGCTCGACATAGCGGCCGGGCACGGTCGTTATGTCCTTGATGCGATCGAGACGGCTGCGGTGCGTCCCGATAGTGTGCGGTTGCAGGATTATTCCCCCATCAACGTCGAGGCCGGCCGCAACAGCATTGCCACGCGTGGACTGGGTGATTTCGTGAGCTTCGGCCAGCAGGATGCGTTTGACGGCGAGGGGCTGGCCGCAATCACGCCGGCTCCGGATCTCGCGATCGTCTCCGGCCTCTACGAGCTGTTTTCCGACAATCAGATGATCGCCGCTTCGCTCGACGGGATCGCCCGCGCGGTGCAACCCGGCGGTCTGCTCGTCTATACCAACCAGCCATGGCATCCACAACTGGAGATGATCGCCCGCGCCCTGACCTCGCACCGGGGCGGGCAGGCGTGGGTGATGCGGCGGCGGACGCAAGAAGAAATGGACCAGCTGGTCGCCGCTGCCGGGTTCCGCAAGATCGAACAGCGCATCGACCAGTGGGGCATTTTCACCGTCTCGCTGGCGGAGAGGGTCTGA